One Paenibacillus sp. SYP-B4298 genomic window, TAATCTTGATCGCCAGCACATCCGGGTCCTCCGCCGCCTGAATGATGAAGTCATTGAATGCTTCAAACGACTCATAAGGATGATACAGCAGCACATCCCTGCGGCGCAGCACCTCGAAGATATCCTCCGTATCATCCAGCTCCACCGGGTAGACGGGCTCCAGCTTTTTGTAGCGCAGATGATCCTTGCCGGGCACCAGACCGCCAAGCTTCATCAGAAAGCTCAAGTCAAGCGGACCGTCGATCTCAATCACATTGTCCCCAATCTCCAGCTCCTCCTGCAGCATCTGCAGGGCATAAGGGTTCATCCCTTTGGCGATCTCCAGCCGCACCGGCATCCCCCAGCGACGCTTGCGCAGCTCCTTCTCAATCTCCTCCAGCAGATCCTCTGCCCCCTCTTCATTGAGCGTCAAATCTGCGTTGCGTGTCAGTCGGAAGGGATGTACCGCAACAGGCGTATAGCCGTTGAACAGCGTATTCATGTGGCGTTCAATCAGTTCCTCCAGCAGGATGAACTCGATGCGCTTGCTGTTGACCTTGCCGGGAATCTGCACCAGACGATGCAATATGGAAGGCACCTGCACAATAGCGAACAACGGCTCCTCCTCAGGCAACTCGCCCTCCTTGTTCAGCAGCACGGCCAGATACAGCTCCTTGGTATGTACAAGCGGGAAGGGGCGGCTCTGATCCACCGCCATCGGTGTCAGGACAGGGAACACGATCTCGCGGAAATAAATCTCCATCGCCGACTGCTGCGCCACGGTCAAATCCTGCAGCCTGCGGATGCGAATGCCCTCCTTCTCCAGCCCCTTCAGCGTTTCCTTATAGGTTTTGTACTGCTCTGCCACCATATTGGAGGTATGCTTGAGCAGCCTTCTCCATAATCCACCTGGTGTATAGCCGGTAAAATCGATTTTATGGTATCCTGCCTTGATCTGATCCTGAATGCCAGCCACCCGCACACTCATGAATTCATCCAGATTACTGGAGACAATCGCCAAAAATTTGACGCGCTCCAGCAGCGGTGTTTCCGGGTCCTGTGCCTCCGACAGAACTCTGCGGTTGAATTCAATCCAGCTCAAATCTCTGTTTACGTAGTGGGACAACTGCTTTGTCATGTCGATAATTCCTCCCCCGGTTATCCCCTCATTATCCGCTTGATTTGTTAAATGAATGTCAATAAAGCATCATGCGAATGTTAATTCGACATTGCCGCGGCTGATCAGCTCTACTATCTGCGAATGGTAATGCTGCCGTTCCTCATACGCGCCTCGATCCAGCCCAGGATCAGCTTGCGATAATATGGGCGCGTCCAAGGAAAGATAAGTGAAATGCCAATAAGATCGCTAAAAAATCCAGGGATAATCAGGAGCACGCCGCCCAGCAGCACACATAGACCGTCAATCATCATTTGCCCGGGAATTTGCCCGCTCTGCATCTGCCGTTGCGCCTCCAGCAGTACGCGAAGCCCCTCCTTGCGCGCCCAGTAGACACCCACAGCTGCGGTCAACAGCATGAGCAGCAATGCAGCCCCGCCTCCAATCCAGGAACTGACCTTCATAATCCCCCATAGCTCCAGCGCAGGCGCAGCGATCAACAGCAGCAGCGGCCAGTAATTACGTCTACTCATGGCTTAATCTCCCCTTTCATTCCCCCAAGACAACTTGCTGAATCAACGCGTACAGCTCTGGAGCCGCCTTATCCAGCCGCGCAGGGCGGAAGTCGGCGCCTACCCATACATGACGTGTGCCCCCTTCAACCAGAAGCTCGCCAGGCAGCTCATCGGTGCTCGCCTCCGTGAAGCCAGTCGAGCGCGGCTCCCCCTCCCTAGTCTCTCCAACAAGTCGAATCTGTGATTCAAAGGTTAGTCTAACGGTCGAGAATTCAGTGACTCGGGTGCAAATGACAATCTGGTTATCATAGCGTGCCGGCCTCAGAAATCGACATTGCAGCTCCGTCACGGGCAGCAATAGCCCCTGCTGCTCAATGGCAGCGTAAGGAATCCCTGCGCTGCGCACCCATTCGGTTCGCCCGATCTCGAACCAATTGACATAGTTGCCGTGAAATACAACCTGCATCTGGTCTGTCTCCTGATAACGCACCCGCTGCGGATGCAGATGCCAGCGCGATGCCTGCTTCTCCATCATGCCATCCCTTCCCTTATATAAATCAAGAGCGACGGTGCGCACACCATCGCTCTTGCTGTTCAATCCGTTGCATGGCCGCACCCTGCGCCTTAGCCGGGTGCATCAACCATTTCCTTACATAACTTTGGCTTGGCCGGAATAGATAACGCCCGCTTCGCCATATACGGTTACTTCCATGCCGTCCTCAAGCAACTCCAGCGCATTCTCTACACCCAGGATAACCGGCAGACCCAGATTCAGTCCAACCACTGCTGCGTGGCTAGTGATGCCGCCATGCTCAGTAATCAATGCAGCCGCCTTCTCGATGGCTGGCATATATTCTTTATCCGTCGAGGTGGTTACCAGGATCGAGCCTTCCTCAACCTTCGCGATCGCTTCCTCAGCCGAACGAGCCACGACGACTTTGCCCGTAGCGCTCTGGCTGCCGATTCCTTGACCCTTGGCCAGCAGATCGCCGACATGGTGGATTTTGATAAGATTCGTCGTCCCGGAGCGGCCTACTGGCACGCCCGCAGTAATAATCACGGTATCGCCCAGTTGAATCTCGCCGGACTGAATACCGCCACGAACTGCGATTTCGAACATCTCATCTGTTGTTTCAGCGGGCTTGCCCTGTACCGACTTCACGCCCCAGGTCAGCGCCAGACGGTGAATGACCTTCGGATCAGGCGTAACCGCGATGATCGGAGCCTTAGGACGATATTTGGAGATCATGCGTGCCGTATATCCGCTCTCGGTAGACGTCAGGATCGCCTTCACATCCAGATCCAGAGCCGACTTCGCAACTGATTGGCTGATCGCCTCTGTTACCGAGGTTTGCTGCGCGTTCGCTTGCTTGGTGAACATCTCGCGATATTCCAGCGCCGCTTCGGTACGCAATGCAATTCTTGCCATCGTCTGTACAGACTCCACTGGGTACTTGCCCGCAGCCGTCTCGCCGGAGAGCATGATGGCGTCGGTGCCATCAAAGATCGCATTCGCCACGTCGCTTGCTTCTGCGCGTGTCGGACGCGGGTTACGCTGCATCGAATCGAGCATCTGGGTTGCCGTAATAACCGGTTTTCCCACGCGGTTACACTTCTCGATCATCTGCTTTTGCACAAGCGGTACTTCTTCAGCCGGAATCTCGACGCCAAGGTCGCCACGCGCCACCATCAGGCCGTCAGACACTTCCAGAATTTCATCCAGATTGTCAACGCCCTGCTGGTTTTCAATTTTGGAGATGATCTGGATATGCCCGGCATTGTGCTTCTCCAGCAGCTCGCGAATCTCAAGCACGTCGCTCGCTTTGCGCACAAAGGAAGCAGCGACAAAGTCGATTCCCTGCTCGATACCGAAAATAATGTCGTTCGCGTCCTTCTCGGTAATGCCTGGCAGTGAAATATTAACGCCCGGCACGTTCACGCCCTTCTTGCTCTTGATCTGTCCGCCGTTCACGATGCGGCAATGAATCTCGGTACCCTCAACGCTCTCTACCGTCAGCCCGATCAGACCGTCATCAATCAGAATGGTCGATCCAACGCTCACATCGTTCGGCAGGTTGTTGTACGTAACCGGAATGCGTGTACGGTCGCCAAGAATCTCCTCGGTGGTCAACGTAATCGCATCGTCCTGGTTCAGCTCGATCGGCTCTTCCTTCAGCTTGCCCAGCCGAATTTCCGGTCCTTTCGTATCGAGCAGAATAGCAACGTTAGTGCCCAGCTCGGCATTCGCCTGCTTAATGTTCTTGATCCGGTTGCCGTGCTCTTCAAAATCTCCATGAGAGAAGTTCAGGCGAGCTACGTTCATGCCGGCGTGAATCAATTTCTTCGTATTTTCCAGCGATTCGCTAGAAGGTCCGATCGTACAAACAATTTTCGTTTTGCGCATGTTTAAGTTTCCTCCAGTTAGGCAAGCGTAAATGGCTTCGATGGCTATCGCCGCCGAAGCTTCAATCCGGTGAAATGCAAGGCAGCTTGTCCGCACTCTGGCAGACCCGTTCACCCTGCACTCATTGAGTGCACGGGAGCTTGGATACAATATGTACCGTCAGCTCCCATAACGCCCAAGGTGTGCTTCATTAACATCTCATCTCAAAATTACACGATTCATGAAGCCTTGTACAGTCTGTTCACAAAAAAATTACACTTGAGCTTGCGCAGAAGGCTCCACACTCTGCTCAAGCTGTCCCTCCGGCTCGCCTTCAGGCTCCCCTTCTGGCTTCCCAGCTTCCTCAGCAGCAGCCGTCGCTTCAGTGAACGCGCCGATCTTGCGGAACTTCTGATACCGATCCTCTATCAGCTCCTGCTCCGATAATGCTGACAGCTCGGACAAATGCCGCTTGATCGACTCCTTCAGCACCTCTGCAAGCTGCGGCAGGTCGCGATGGGCTCCACCCTGCGGCTCAGGCACAATCTCCTCGATCACCTCGAAAGCAAGCAGATCCTTCGCGGTAATCTTCATCGTCTCCGCTGCCTGGTCGGCCTTGGAGGCGTCTTTCCATAAGATCGAGGCCGCGCCATTCGGAGATATAACCGAATAGATCGCATTCTCCAGCATCAGCACACGGTTGCCAACACCTAGCGCAAGCGCTCCTCCGCTGCCGCCTTCACCAATGACGACACAGATGATGGGCACGCCGAAGATTGCCATCTCGCGCAGGTTGCGTGCAATCGCCTCCGATTGACCGCGCTCCTCCGCCGTATTGCCTGGATAGGCGCCCTTCGTGTCGATGAACGTAATGATGGGACGCTTGAACTTGTTCGCCTGCTGCATCAGACGCAGCGCCTTGCGGAAGCCCTCCGGGTGGGGGCTTCCGAAGAAGCGGGCGATATTATCCTTCGTATCCTTCCCTCGCTGATGTCCGATCACCGTAACCGGCAGATCGCCGAGCTTGGCCAATCCGCCAACAATGGCCAGATCATCCGCGAACAGACGATCCCCGTGAAGCTCGATAAAGTCGGTAAAAATAGCATGAATGAAATCGAGCGAGGTCGGGCGCTGGTGATGGCGAGCCAGATGCATCTTCTGCGCAGGCGAAAGCTCGCTGTACAGCTCTTGCTTCAGTTGCTCGTAGCGCAGCTCCAGCCTGGCAATCTCGTCTGAGAAGTCAATCCCCTTCTCCTGGCCGAACCGCTTCAGCTCATCGATCTTCAGCCGCAGCTCTACAAGCGGCTTCTCAAACGCTAGTTCACCCGCCATATGAGACATCCCTCCTCACAGTATGCATATCCAGCAGCTTGGTCAGCAACGGCAGCATGTCCTTGCGGTGCACCACCTTGTCGATCTGGCCGTGCTGCTGATTGAATTCCGCCGTCTGGAAGTTGTCTGGCAGCTTCTGCCGAATCGTCTGCTCGATAACGATCCGCCCTGCAAAGCCAACTAACGCTCCAGGCTCGGCCAATATATAGTCGCCCAACATGGCAAAGCTGGCGGTTACCCCGCCAAAGGTCGGATCGGTCAGCACAGAGATATACAATCCTCCGTTACTCTGGAATTTGGCCAGCGCAGCGCTCGTCTTCGCCATCTGCATCAGGCTGAGGATGCTCTCTTGCATGCGAGCTCCGCCTGATGTCGAGAACATAATGAGCGGGACACTCGTCTCCAGCGCCTTCTCGATCGCACGCGTAATTTTCTCCCCGACAACCGATCCCATGCTGCCGGAGAAGAAATCAAAGCTCATGACAGCGAGTACAACCGGATACGAGCCAATCGTACATTCCCCTGTCACCACCGCCTCGTTCAGACCCGAATTGCTCCGCTCCCGCTCCAGCTTGGCCGCATAGCCGGGAAACTCCAGAGGGTCCTCGGAGATCAATGCGGCATCCAGCTCCTTGAAGGAGCCCTCATCTGCCAGCATATTGATACGTTCCCAAGCGCTCAGGCGAAAATGATGGCTGCAGGAAGAGCAGACCTTCAAATTTTTCTCCAGTTCCTTGCTGTATTGAATGGTCCCACATTTGGGGCACTTGTTCATTAATCCCTCAGGGATGTCCCGTTTGGGGCGATCCGCTGCCGAAGGAATGGTCGCATATTTCTTCTTCTGAAATAAGTCCTTAAACATATGACACCTCTTGGGGGCGCGAGTAGTATTGCAGCGGCCGCCAAGCAGGCGGGCTCCGCCGGCTTGGCGGATGCGCCAGGCCATCCAAGGCCGGGGCTGCGCCGCTGCAACCTAAGCAGGGGGACACTCATGAGTTGAGGATGGAATTGAGCACTTCCTGCACTTCATCCAGTTCTCCGGAAGGAACCAATATCTCATACTGCTGCTTGGAGAGATTAATCGGGCGGAGCTGTACGAGAAAACCCTCTTCAGTCAAGCGTGTTTTAATCGTCTCCGCAATCCTCGTCGTAGGTGCGATATAGATAACCGTCCACATGAATGAACCCCCTAAACCGTCTGGATCAGGCCGTATAATGGAATAATGATAGCATAACTGGTCTTTTCACTGCAACAAATCCGATTCATAGACGAGATATACAAGCCGAGTGCCTGCTATCCGATCGAGCCCGGATCATAGTTTCGAGCCATCGGATCTTTGTGCGCAATTCGCGCAGAAGCGGCGGCTGCGAGCCCGGAAATCAGATCATCAAGGAACACATGAATATGCTTGCCCTTCTCGTTCAGCTTCTTAATGATCCCGGGCTTGACTTTATCTAAATATCCGAAGCTTGTCAACCCGATCATACCATAAACGTTCGTAATGCCGAGCGCCATCGTCTCATCTACCCCGTACAGCGACTCATCCGCCTCCATAATCGATTGAAGCGGCTGAGGCAGCTTGCCCTGCTCTGCCAGCTCATCCAGGGCGATGCCTGTGTAAAATACATATTGCACTTCTCGCTTGACAAGAACCGCGCGCACACTTTCCACGCATTGCTCCATCGTCAGGGCGGCATTGTACGGGTGTTGCAGTTGAAACACGATCTCTGCAACAGACTCGACATGAACCCCCCGGCTGTTTAACAGCTTCTCCAGATGATGCGGCACGCTCATCCCTCCCGCTGGCTTGTATGTCTACTAAGCTATGCGGGCGGGCGGCTCAATGTGACTACAAAATAACGGGACTTAAGCCCAAGCAGCACTATCGAACGACTGCGCTGCCGTCACCCATAAGCTGTTCAATTCCCGCCAGCAGCGCCTCCGAGGGCTTCACACGATACCGATCGCTAAGCGCCAGCGTCCGCTGATCCCGCTCATAGAACAGCACCGTGTCCAGCTCGCCGCTATGCGCCAGGATGAGCGCCTTCAGCCGCTCCAGCAGCGCCGGCTGCTCCTTGGCCGCCGCAATCTTCACATAGAGCCGCTGGCGGCGCACAGCGGAGCGTCCTGCCGGGGCGTCCTGCCGGGATGAGCCGAGCGGGGCAGCGGACGGCCCCGTTGTGACGGCAGCGGGTGAGCCTGGCGCGGCGGACGACGACTCTGGCGCAGCTCCCTGCGCAGGAGAGCCTGCTCGCCCACCGCCTGCCGGGCGTCCTGACGGAGACGCCTGGCGCGACCCCGGTGCGATGGCGGCGGGCGACGACTCTGGCGTCGCCCCCTGCGCCGGGGCGCCTGCTCGCCCACCGCCTGCCGGGCGTCCTGACGCAGACGCCTGGCGCGGCGACCTAGGTGCGATGGCGGCGGGCGACGACTCTGGCGCAGCTCCCTGCGCCGGAGCGCCCGCTCGCCCACCGCTTGCCGGGCGCTCTGACGCAGACGCCTGGCGCGACCTAGGTGCGATGGCGGCGGGCGACGACTCTGGCGCAGCTCCCTGCGCAGGAGCGCCTGCTCGCCCACCGCCAGCACGGCGGCTCCGCTCCTGGCGGCTTCGCGCCTGCTGAAGCAGCCGGGAAGCCTGCATCTGCAGATCATGCTCTGCGAGCGGCGCTACCGTCTCCACGATCAGCTTGACCGTCTCCTCCTCCCGCTGCAGCGTAGCTAACGCGAGCACGAGCGCCCCCTTGTCCAGCTCCTGCCTGCTGCGCTGCCAGAGCGTCGGGAAGGCGACGGCCTCGACACGCATCAGATGGTCCTCCAGCTCCAGGAAGCCCATCGGCTGCCCCTTCTTCGTGGTGAACGGCTTGACGGAAGCCACCATCGCCGCGATGACGACAGCGGCGCCATCCTCCAGCTCGTACAGATCAATCAGCCGCGGCAGCCCGAGCCGATCCAGCTCCGCCGCATAGCTGCCCAGCGGATGGCCGGACAGGAACAGCCCGAGCAGCTCGCGCTCCAGCTCCAGCTTCTGCAGCGTGCCAAACGGCGCAATATCAGGCAGCTCCACATCCCAGTTCTGAACCTCCTTGAAGTCGAACAGCTCGATCTGCAGCTCCTCGCGCTCCTTGCGCCACTTGAGCGCCGCATCCACAATCTCATCGAGCCCCGCTAGCTGCTGGGCGCGATGCCCCGGCAGCCCCTCGGCTGCTCCTGCCTGAACGAGCGACTCCAGCACGCGCTTGTTCACGACCCGCAG contains:
- the ppk1 gene encoding polyphosphate kinase 1 — encoded protein: MTKQLSHYVNRDLSWIEFNRRVLSEAQDPETPLLERVKFLAIVSSNLDEFMSVRVAGIQDQIKAGYHKIDFTGYTPGGLWRRLLKHTSNMVAEQYKTYKETLKGLEKEGIRIRRLQDLTVAQQSAMEIYFREIVFPVLTPMAVDQSRPFPLVHTKELYLAVLLNKEGELPEEEPLFAIVQVPSILHRLVQIPGKVNSKRIEFILLEELIERHMNTLFNGYTPVAVHPFRLTRNADLTLNEEGAEDLLEEIEKELRKRRWGMPVRLEIAKGMNPYALQMLQEELEIGDNVIEIDGPLDLSFLMKLGGLVPGKDHLRYKKLEPVYPVELDDTEDIFEVLRRRDVLLYHPYESFEAFNDFIIQAAEDPDVLAIKITLYRVSGDSKLVQALTEAAESGKQVTVIVELKARFDEERNIAWARQLEKAGCHVVYGLVGLKIHAKIMLVVRREEGALRRYVHVGTGNYNESTSKLYTDIGLLTSHPVIGIDASALFNEVTGYSDPHEWKAFAVAPTNLMDRLFELIDREKEHALAGRPAKMVAKLNSLSNQDMIDKLYEASQAGVQIELIIRGVCCLRPGVPGRSENIRVISIVDRFLEHSRLVYFHNGGEEEVYLSSADWMTRNLTRRVELLCPVLDGELRHIMMNILTLSLGDNTKARELQPNGTYVLASKGSVPLRSQFEAMDTSKWKSLM
- a CDS encoding FxsA family protein — encoded protein: MSRRNYWPLLLLIAAPALELWGIMKVSSWIGGGAALLLMLLTAAVGVYWARKEGLRVLLEAQRQMQSGQIPGQMMIDGLCVLLGGVLLIIPGFFSDLIGISLIFPWTRPYYRKLILGWIEARMRNGSITIRR
- a CDS encoding acyl-CoA thioesterase; this translates as MMEKQASRWHLHPQRVRYQETDQMQVVFHGNYVNWFEIGRTEWVRSAGIPYAAIEQQGLLLPVTELQCRFLRPARYDNQIVICTRVTEFSTVRLTFESQIRLVGETREGEPRSTGFTEASTDELPGELLVEGGTRHVWVGADFRPARLDKAAPELYALIQQVVLGE
- the pyk gene encoding pyruvate kinase, which codes for MRKTKIVCTIGPSSESLENTKKLIHAGMNVARLNFSHGDFEEHGNRIKNIKQANAELGTNVAILLDTKGPEIRLGKLKEEPIELNQDDAITLTTEEILGDRTRIPVTYNNLPNDVSVGSTILIDDGLIGLTVESVEGTEIHCRIVNGGQIKSKKGVNVPGVNISLPGITEKDANDIIFGIEQGIDFVAASFVRKASDVLEIRELLEKHNAGHIQIISKIENQQGVDNLDEILEVSDGLMVARGDLGVEIPAEEVPLVQKQMIEKCNRVGKPVITATQMLDSMQRNPRPTRAEASDVANAIFDGTDAIMLSGETAAGKYPVESVQTMARIALRTEAALEYREMFTKQANAQQTSVTEAISQSVAKSALDLDVKAILTSTESGYTARMISKYRPKAPIIAVTPDPKVIHRLALTWGVKSVQGKPAETTDEMFEIAVRGGIQSGEIQLGDTVIITAGVPVGRSGTTNLIKIHHVGDLLAKGQGIGSQSATGKVVVARSAEEAIAKVEEGSILVTTSTDKEYMPAIEKAAALITEHGGITSHAAVVGLNLGLPVILGVENALELLEDGMEVTVYGEAGVIYSGQAKVM
- a CDS encoding acetyl-CoA carboxylase carboxyltransferase subunit alpha, with product MAGELAFEKPLVELRLKIDELKRFGQEKGIDFSDEIARLELRYEQLKQELYSELSPAQKMHLARHHQRPTSLDFIHAIFTDFIELHGDRLFADDLAIVGGLAKLGDLPVTVIGHQRGKDTKDNIARFFGSPHPEGFRKALRLMQQANKFKRPIITFIDTKGAYPGNTAEERGQSEAIARNLREMAIFGVPIICVVIGEGGSGGALALGVGNRVLMLENAIYSVISPNGAASILWKDASKADQAAETMKITAKDLLAFEVIEEIVPEPQGGAHRDLPQLAEVLKESIKRHLSELSALSEQELIEDRYQKFRKIGAFTEATAAAEEAGKPEGEPEGEPEGQLEQSVEPSAQAQV
- the accD gene encoding acetyl-CoA carboxylase, carboxyltransferase subunit beta, with amino-acid sequence MFKDLFQKKKYATIPSAADRPKRDIPEGLMNKCPKCGTIQYSKELEKNLKVCSSCSHHFRLSAWERINMLADEGSFKELDAALISEDPLEFPGYAAKLERERSNSGLNEAVVTGECTIGSYPVVLAVMSFDFFSGSMGSVVGEKITRAIEKALETSVPLIMFSTSGGARMQESILSLMQMAKTSAALAKFQSNGGLYISVLTDPTFGGVTASFAMLGDYILAEPGALVGFAGRIVIEQTIRQKLPDNFQTAEFNQQHGQIDKVVHRKDMLPLLTKLLDMHTVRRDVSYGG
- a CDS encoding glutamate decarboxylase, coding for MWTVIYIAPTTRIAETIKTRLTEEGFLVQLRPINLSKQQYEILVPSGELDEVQEVLNSILNS
- a CDS encoding phosphatidylglycerophosphatase A family protein — protein: MSVPHHLEKLLNSRGVHVESVAEIVFQLQHPYNAALTMEQCVESVRAVLVKREVQYVFYTGIALDELAEQGKLPQPLQSIMEADESLYGVDETMALGITNVYGMIGLTSFGYLDKVKPGIIKKLNEKGKHIHVFLDDLISGLAAAASARIAHKDPMARNYDPGSIG